A stretch of Prosthecodimorpha staleyi DNA encodes these proteins:
- a CDS encoding adenylate kinase — protein MRLILLGPPGAGKGTQASRLVAKYGIVQLSTGDMLRAAVKAGTEIGLKAKAVMDAGQLVSDDIVIGVVADRIDEADCAKGFILDGFPRTVPQAEALTSMLRSKGMKLDAVIELKVDEEALVRRMESRVAETQAAGGQVRADDNPESFKKRLTEYREKTAPLSKYYAGTGELRTVDGMLPIDQVSVEIATILGA, from the coding sequence ATGAGACTGATTCTGCTCGGGCCGCCGGGCGCCGGCAAAGGCACCCAGGCGTCGCGGCTCGTGGCGAAGTACGGCATCGTGCAGCTGTCGACCGGCGATATGCTGCGCGCGGCCGTCAAGGCGGGCACCGAGATCGGCCTCAAGGCCAAGGCGGTGATGGATGCCGGGCAACTGGTGTCGGACGATATCGTCATCGGTGTCGTCGCCGACCGGATCGACGAGGCGGACTGCGCGAAGGGCTTCATTCTCGACGGCTTCCCGCGGACGGTTCCGCAGGCGGAGGCTCTGACATCGATGCTGCGCTCGAAGGGCATGAAGCTCGACGCGGTGATCGAACTCAAGGTCGACGAGGAGGCTCTGGTCCGCCGCATGGAGAGCCGGGTCGCGGAGACCCAGGCGGCCGGCGGCCAGGTCCGGGCGGACGACAATCCGGAGAGCTTCAAGAAGCGGCTGACGGAATATCGCGAGAAGACCGCTCCGCTGTCGAAATACTATGCCGGAACCGGCGAGTTGCGCACCGTCGACGGCATGCTGCCGATCGATCAGGTGTCGGTCGAGATCGCGACGATTCTCGGAGCCTGA
- a CDS encoding hybrid-cluster NAD(P)-dependent oxidoreductase: MSVSASAAPAWWDPDTDDLLICRAVLTETEDVKTFVFEAPGGRRFAYAPGQFANFEVECGGGIETRSYTLASTPTRPDRVAITVKRIPGGIVSNHLHDRLKPGDALKAQLPLGDFSTARHPAAKYLFLAAGVGATPLMSMLRAEDDLASGADIVFVNVARRMEDLVFRRELETIAARNRAVRLAHVVTGEGAEPWAGHRGRPTRAMIEAIAPDFRDREVFVCGPDGFMAAVRGVLAEAGFDMGRHHEESFTFGADASAETPTVPEDPAEKTWRVTFTRSGKVVLCDGTTPILTAARKAGVVLPSSCTKGLCGTCKSKKLDGEVEMKHAGGIRPREIEAGQVLLCCSRPRSDVTIER, translated from the coding sequence ATGAGCGTGAGTGCGTCCGCCGCGCCGGCCTGGTGGGATCCGGACACTGACGACCTCCTGATCTGCCGCGCGGTCCTGACCGAGACGGAGGACGTGAAGACCTTCGTGTTCGAGGCGCCGGGCGGCCGGCGCTTCGCCTATGCGCCCGGCCAGTTCGCCAACTTCGAGGTCGAATGCGGCGGCGGCATTGAGACCCGCTCCTACACGCTCGCCTCGACGCCGACCCGGCCCGACCGGGTCGCCATCACGGTCAAGCGCATCCCCGGCGGGATCGTGTCGAACCACCTGCACGACCGGCTGAAGCCCGGCGACGCCCTCAAGGCGCAGCTGCCGCTCGGCGATTTTTCGACCGCGCGCCACCCGGCCGCGAAATATCTGTTCCTGGCCGCCGGCGTCGGGGCGACCCCGCTGATGTCGATGCTGCGGGCCGAGGACGATCTGGCGAGCGGCGCCGACATCGTCTTCGTCAATGTCGCGCGCCGGATGGAGGACCTGGTTTTCCGGCGCGAGCTCGAGACGATCGCGGCGCGCAATCGCGCGGTCCGGCTCGCCCATGTCGTCACCGGCGAAGGCGCCGAGCCCTGGGCCGGCCATCGCGGCCGGCCGACCCGGGCGATGATCGAGGCGATCGCGCCGGATTTCCGGGACCGCGAGGTCTTCGTCTGCGGCCCGGACGGCTTCATGGCGGCGGTGCGTGGCGTCCTCGCCGAGGCCGGTTTCGACATGGGCCGGCACCACGAGGAGAGCTTCACCTTCGGGGCGGATGCGTCGGCCGAGACGCCGACCGTGCCCGAGGATCCGGCGGAGAAGACCTGGCGCGTCACCTTCACGCGCAGCGGCAAGGTCGTGCTGTGCGACGGCACGACGCCGATCCTGACCGCGGCCCGCAAGGCCGGCGTGGTGCTGCCGTCCTCCTGCACCAAGGGCCTGTGCGGCACCTGCAAATCGAAGAAGCTCGACGGCGAGGTCGAGATGAAGCATGCGGGCGGCATCCGGCCGCGCGAGATCGAGGCCGGCCAGGTGCTGCTCTGCTGCTCACGGCCGCGCTCCGACGTGACCATCGAGCGATAG
- the rpsK gene encoding 30S ribosomal protein S11 codes for MAKEAQRVRRRERKNISSGVAHVNSTFNNTMITITDAQGNTIAWSSAGANGFKGSRKSTPFAAQIAAEECARKAQEHGMRTIEVEVRGPGSGRESALRALQAAGFMVTSIRDVTPIPHNGCRPRKRRRV; via the coding sequence ATGGCTAAAGAAGCCCAGCGCGTCCGCCGCCGCGAACGGAAGAATATCTCCTCCGGCGTTGCGCACGTGAATTCGACCTTCAACAATACCATGATCACCATCACCGACGCGCAGGGCAACACGATTGCCTGGTCGTCGGCCGGTGCCAACGGCTTCAAGGGCTCGCGCAAGTCGACCCCGTTCGCGGCCCAGATCGCCGCCGAAGAGTGCGCGCGCAAGGCCCAGGAGCATGGCATGCGCACGATCGAGGTCGAGGTCCGCGGTCCCGGCTCGGGTCGCGAGTCCGCGCTTCGCGCGCTGCAGGCGGCCGGCTTCATGGTCACCTCGATCCGCGACGTGACCCCGATCCCGCATAACGGCTGCCGTCCGCGCAAGCGGCGCCGGGTCTGA
- a CDS encoding aromatic ring-hydroxylating oxygenase subunit alpha, protein MLSRAPLDIPRLIAERRPGYSLAAPFYRAREIFDLDLEVIFGRHWIFAGVEAELPEPGDYTRLDIGHLSIVIVRGDDGAVRAFHNVCRHRGARLVTQEAGCVGKLVCPYHQWTYELTGELIHASHMGEDFDPSCHGLKPVHLRSIGGLIFVCMAAEAPADIDDLAAVLEPRLAPFDLRNAKVAKQVDLVEEGNWKLTMENNRECYHCAGNHPELGQSFNKYAVGFVPDADDHAGQAEAAAYEAQVTAQVADWEARGFPSVAVEHLSGRATGFRTERIVLDGAGESQTLDTKAACRKLLGGLTDAKLGGLHLWTQPNSWHHFMGDHAVTFCAIPLDPEHTLVRTRWLVHKDAVEGVDYDLDRLTEVWNATNAQDAALVELAQQGVRSPAYEPGPYSPLTEGLVDQFATWYVERLRAHLG, encoded by the coding sequence ATGCTCTCCCGAGCCCCCCTCGACATTCCCCGCCTGATCGCCGAGCGCCGGCCCGGCTATTCGCTGGCCGCGCCCTTCTACCGTGCGCGCGAGATTTTCGATCTCGACCTGGAGGTGATCTTCGGGCGGCACTGGATCTTCGCCGGCGTCGAGGCCGAGCTGCCGGAGCCCGGCGACTACACCCGGCTCGATATCGGGCATCTCTCGATCGTCATCGTGCGCGGCGACGACGGTGCGGTGCGCGCCTTCCACAATGTCTGCCGGCACCGCGGCGCGCGGCTGGTGACACAGGAGGCGGGTTGCGTCGGCAAGCTGGTCTGCCCCTATCACCAGTGGACCTACGAGCTGACCGGCGAACTGATCCATGCCAGCCATATGGGCGAGGATTTCGACCCCTCCTGCCACGGCCTGAAGCCGGTGCATCTGCGCTCGATCGGCGGGCTGATCTTCGTCTGCATGGCCGCCGAGGCGCCTGCCGACATCGACGATCTCGCCGCCGTGCTGGAACCCCGGCTGGCGCCGTTCGACCTGCGCAACGCCAAGGTCGCCAAGCAGGTCGACCTCGTCGAGGAGGGCAACTGGAAGCTCACGATGGAGAACAACCGCGAGTGCTATCACTGCGCGGGCAACCATCCCGAACTCGGCCAGAGCTTCAACAAATATGCGGTCGGCTTCGTCCCCGATGCCGACGACCATGCCGGCCAGGCCGAGGCGGCCGCCTATGAGGCGCAGGTGACCGCGCAGGTCGCCGACTGGGAGGCGCGCGGCTTTCCGAGCGTGGCGGTGGAGCATCTCTCTGGCCGGGCGACCGGCTTCCGCACCGAGCGGATCGTGCTCGACGGCGCCGGCGAGAGCCAGACGCTCGACACCAAGGCGGCCTGCCGCAAGCTGCTCGGCGGGCTGACCGACGCCAAGCTCGGCGGCCTGCATCTGTGGACCCAGCCGAACAGCTGGCACCATTTCATGGGCGACCACGCGGTCACCTTCTGCGCCATCCCGCTCGATCCCGAGCACACGCTGGTGCGCACCCGCTGGCTGGTCCACAAGGATGCGGTCGAGGGCGTCGACTACGATCTCGACCGTCTGACCGAGGTCTGGAACGCCACCAACGCCCAGGATGCCGCGCTGGTCGAACTCGCCCAGCAGGGCGTGCGCAGCCCGGCCTACGAGCCCGGCCCCTATTCGCCGCTGACCGAGGGCCTCGTCGACCAGTTCGCCACCTGGTATGTCGAGCGCCTGCGCGCGCATCTCGGGTGA
- a CDS encoding virulence factor — MGEVTIIYWRDIPAQVLHGSGRRATKRELPERFQVAIDMAAMRGGARETDAYLADWRRAPMPADGADPEAMVANVTARIEAEYDAERLRRLVEAGGKEA; from the coding sequence ATGGGCGAGGTGACGATCATCTACTGGCGCGACATTCCCGCCCAGGTGCTGCACGGCTCCGGCCGGCGCGCGACCAAGCGCGAACTGCCCGAGCGCTTCCAGGTCGCCATCGACATGGCGGCGATGCGCGGCGGCGCGCGCGAGACCGACGCCTATCTGGCCGACTGGCGACGCGCGCCGATGCCCGCCGATGGCGCCGATCCGGAAGCCATGGTCGCAAATGTGACGGCGCGGATCGAGGCCGAATACGATGCTGAGCGCCTGCGCCGGCTGGTCGAGGCCGGTGGCAAGGAAGCCTGA
- the rpsM gene encoding 30S ribosomal protein S13: MARIAGVNIPTNKRVLIALQYIHGIGQKNAQEIVEKVRIAPDRRVHDLSDAEVLQIREVIDRDYMVEGDLRRDVAMNIKRLMDLGCYRGLRHRRGLPVRGQRTHTNARTRKGPAKPIAGKKK; encoded by the coding sequence GTGGCCCGCATTGCAGGCGTGAACATTCCGACCAACAAGCGCGTCCTTATCGCGCTGCAGTACATCCATGGGATCGGGCAGAAGAACGCCCAGGAGATCGTGGAGAAGGTCCGCATCGCTCCTGATCGGCGCGTGCACGATCTCTCGGATGCCGAAGTGCTGCAGATCCGCGAAGTGATCGACCGCGACTACATGGTCGAGGGCGACCTTCGCCGCGACGTGGCGATGAACATCAAGCGTCTGATGGATCTCGGCTGCTATCGCGGCCTGCGTCATCGTCGCGGGCTGCCGGTGCGCGGTCAGCGCACCCACACCAACGCGCGGACCCGCAAGGGCCCGGCCAAGCCGATCGCCGGCAAGAAGAAGTGA
- the rplQ gene encoding 50S ribosomal protein L17, translating into MRHGNSGRRFARTHEHRKAMFANMASSLITHEQIVTTLPKAKDLRPIVEKLVTLAKRGDLNSRRNAVAQIRDEKAVKKLFDVLGPRYKDRNGGYTRVLKAGFRHGDNAAVGVIEFVDRDVSAKGAEDRARAEAAEG; encoded by the coding sequence ATGCGTCACGGCAATTCCGGCCGTCGGTTCGCCCGCACTCATGAGCATCGCAAGGCCATGTTCGCCAATATGGCGTCGTCGCTGATCACCCACGAGCAGATCGTCACGACCCTGCCGAAGGCGAAGGACCTGCGTCCGATCGTCGAGAAGCTGGTGACGCTGGCCAAGCGCGGCGACCTGAATTCGCGCCGCAATGCGGTTGCGCAGATCCGCGACGAGAAGGCCGTGAAGAAGCTCTTCGACGTGCTCGGTCCGCGCTACAAGGATCGCAATGGCGGCTATACGCGCGTGCTCAAGGCCGGCTTCCGGCATGGCGACAACGCCGCCGTCGGCGTCATCGAGTTCGTCGATCGCGACGTGTCGGCCAAGGGCGCCGAGGACCGCGCCCGCGCCGAGGCCGCCGAAGGGTGA
- a CDS encoding DNA-directed RNA polymerase subunit alpha: protein MTIHKNWQELIRPNKLDVKAGDDARRIATVVAEPLERGFGLTLGNALRRVLLSSLQGAAVTAVQIDGVLHEFSSIPGVREDVTDIVLNIKEIAIKMQGEGPKRMVVRKSGPGIVTAGDIQTVGDIEILNPELVICTLDEGAEIRMEFTANTGKGYVAADRNRPEDAPIGLIPVDSIYSPVKKVSYRVENTREGQVLDYDKLTLTVETDGSVKPEDAVAYAARILQDQLAIFVNFEEPRKAEVEERLPEIGIPPALLKKVDELELSVRSANCLKNDNIVYIGDLIQKTEAEMLRTPNFGRKSLNEIKEVLAQMGLHLGMEVQNWPPENIEELAKRYEDHQL from the coding sequence ATGACCATTCACAAGAACTGGCAAGAGCTCATTCGCCCGAACAAGCTCGACGTGAAGGCCGGCGATGATGCCCGCCGGATCGCCACCGTGGTGGCTGAGCCTCTGGAGCGCGGCTTCGGCCTGACGCTCGGCAATGCGCTGCGCCGCGTTCTTCTGTCGTCGCTGCAGGGCGCGGCCGTCACGGCCGTGCAGATCGACGGCGTGCTGCATGAATTCTCTTCGATTCCCGGCGTGCGCGAGGACGTGACCGACATCGTCCTCAACATCAAGGAAATCGCGATCAAGATGCAGGGCGAGGGTCCGAAGCGCATGGTCGTGCGCAAGTCGGGTCCGGGCATCGTCACCGCCGGGGACATCCAGACGGTCGGCGACATCGAAATTCTCAATCCGGAACTCGTCATCTGCACCCTCGACGAGGGCGCGGAGATCCGGATGGAGTTCACCGCCAATACCGGCAAGGGCTATGTCGCGGCCGATCGCAACCGCCCCGAGGACGCGCCGATCGGTCTCATTCCGGTCGACAGCATCTATTCGCCGGTCAAGAAGGTCAGCTACCGCGTCGAGAACACTCGCGAAGGCCAGGTGCTCGATTACGACAAGCTGACCCTGACGGTCGAGACCGACGGCTCGGTCAAGCCGGAGGACGCGGTCGCCTATGCGGCGCGCATCCTGCAGGACCAGCTCGCGATCTTCGTCAATTTCGAGGAGCCGCGAAAGGCCGAGGTCGAAGAGCGTCTGCCCGAGATCGGCATCCCGCCGGCGCTTCTGAAGAAGGTCGACGAGCTCGAGCTTTCGGTCCGCTCGGCCAACTGCCTGAAGAACGACAACATCGTCTATATCGGCGATCTGATCCAGAAGACCGAGGCGGAGATGCTCCGCACGCCGAACTTCGGTCGCAAGTCGCTGAACGAGATCAAGGAAGTTCTCGCGCAGATGGGCCTGCACCTGGGCATGGAAGTCCAGAACTGGCCGCCGGAGAACATCGAAGAGCTGGCCAAGCGCTACGAGGATCACCAGCTCTGA
- the secY gene encoding preprotein translocase subunit SecY, which translates to MASAAEQLAANLNWGAFAKAEELKKRIWFTLGALLVYRFGTYLPLPGIDPEALSRAFSNAQTGIIGLFNMFSGGAVGRMAIFALGIMPYISASIIVQLLTTVLPAFEALKKEGESGRKQLNQYTRYLTVILAVFQAYAIAVGLEGSQNSIVGDPGVFFRISAVLTLVGGTMFLMWLGEQITSRGIGNGISLIIFAGIVAELPRAIAGTLELGRQGAISTPVILGIIVLAVIVIAFIVFMERAQRRLLIQYPKRQVGNQIMQGQSSHLPLKLNTAGVIPPIFASSLLLLPATVANFQAGQAGGWLTTVTAILGHGQPLYMLLYTALILFFSFFYTAIVFNPTDTADNLKKHGGFIPGIRPGERTAEYIDYVLTRITVVGAIYIAIVCLLPEFLISWTGVPFYFGGTSLLIVVSVTMDTVSQIQGHLLAHQYEGMIKRAKLKGGRR; encoded by the coding sequence ATGGCTTCTGCAGCCGAACAACTGGCAGCTAACCTCAACTGGGGCGCCTTCGCGAAGGCTGAGGAACTCAAGAAGCGGATCTGGTTCACCCTCGGCGCGCTGCTGGTCTACCGGTTCGGCACCTATCTGCCGCTGCCGGGCATCGATCCGGAGGCGCTGTCGCGCGCCTTCTCGAACGCCCAGACCGGGATCATCGGCCTGTTCAATATGTTCTCGGGCGGCGCCGTCGGGCGCATGGCGATCTTCGCCCTCGGGATCATGCCGTATATCTCGGCCTCGATCATCGTGCAGCTCTTGACCACCGTCCTTCCGGCCTTCGAAGCGCTGAAGAAGGAAGGCGAGTCCGGCCGCAAGCAGCTCAACCAGTATACCCGCTACCTGACCGTCATCCTGGCCGTGTTCCAGGCCTATGCGATCGCCGTCGGGCTCGAAGGCTCGCAGAACAGCATCGTCGGCGATCCGGGCGTGTTCTTCCGCATCTCGGCCGTGCTGACGCTGGTCGGCGGCACCATGTTCCTGATGTGGCTCGGCGAGCAGATCACTTCGCGCGGCATCGGCAACGGCATTTCGCTGATCATCTTTGCCGGCATCGTCGCCGAACTGCCGCGCGCCATCGCCGGCACGCTCGAACTCGGCCGCCAGGGCGCCATCTCGACCCCGGTGATTCTCGGCATCATCGTGCTGGCCGTGATCGTGATCGCCTTCATCGTGTTCATGGAGCGCGCCCAGCGCCGGCTGCTGATCCAGTATCCGAAGCGCCAGGTCGGCAACCAGATCATGCAGGGGCAGTCGTCGCATCTGCCGCTGAAGCTGAACACGGCCGGCGTCATCCCGCCGATCTTCGCCTCCTCGCTCTTGCTGCTGCCGGCGACGGTCGCCAATTTCCAGGCCGGGCAGGCCGGTGGCTGGCTGACGACCGTGACGGCGATCCTTGGCCATGGACAGCCGCTCTACATGCTGCTCTACACGGCCCTGATCCTGTTCTTCTCCTTCTTCTATACGGCGATCGTGTTCAATCCGACCGACACCGCCGACAATCTGAAGAAGCATGGCGGCTTCATTCCGGGCATCCGGCCCGGTGAGCGGACCGCCGAGTACATCGACTACGTGCTGACCCGGATTACGGTCGTCGGTGCGATCTACATCGCCATCGTTTGTCTCTTACCCGAATTCCTCATTTCCTGGACCGGCGTGCCGTTCTATTTCGGTGGTACGTCGCTGTTGATCGTGGTCTCGGTGACCATGGATACGGTGTCGCAAATCCAGGGACATCTGCTCGCCCATCAATACGAAGGTATGATCAAGCGGGCGAAGCTCAAAGGGGGAAGGCGATGA